A section of the Humulus lupulus chromosome 2, drHumLupu1.1, whole genome shotgun sequence genome encodes:
- the LOC133814437 gene encoding uncharacterized protein LOC133814437 codes for MLQLHKLEEIRNEAYESSRIYKEKTKSFHDKHILQKSFVEGQKVLMYPSRLKLFPGKLKSRWLGLLIVTKVFPHGVVKVLSPSMENSFKVNGLRLKPYYESMEEEQVALIHLIDPVYVDE; via the coding sequence ATGCTTCAATTACATAAGCTAGAAGAAATACGTAATGAAGCATATGAGAGTTCGAGAATCTACAAGGAGAAAACGAAATCTTTTCATGACAAACATATTCTTCAAAAGAGTTTTGTGGAAGGTCAAAAAGTTCTCATGTATCCTTCTCGCCTTAAACTCTTTCCTGGGAAGTTGAAGTCTCGATGGTTAGGTCTGTTAATTGTGACCAAGGTTTTTCCTCATGGAGTGGTCAAAGTTTTAAGTCCAAGTATGGAAAATTCTTTCAAGGTGAATGGTTTGAGATTAAAGCCATATTACGAATCAATGGAGGAAGAACAAGTTGCTCTGATTCACCTCATTGACCCAGTATATGTTGATGAATGA